Proteins encoded together in one uncultured Desulfosarcina sp. window:
- a CDS encoding DUF1287 domain-containing protein, with amino-acid sequence MKKSTEILILLFLLQPIVSFAISNDELIEAALERTRHQVAYDGRYYAIEYPGGDVPADVGVCTDVVIRSYRKLGIDLQELVHLDMKSHFSEYPSERIWGLSRPDPNIDHRRVPNLQVFFSRHGQKLSVTDTPQDYIPGDLVTWMLPGNLTHIGIITDKYNPRTNTPKIVHNIGRGPKLEDMLFRYPITGHYRYLP; translated from the coding sequence ATGAAAAAATCTACCGAAATCCTGATTCTATTATTTTTGCTTCAGCCCATAGTCTCTTTTGCCATATCAAACGACGAATTGATTGAAGCCGCATTGGAAAGAACCCGGCATCAGGTGGCTTACGATGGCCGTTATTACGCCATCGAGTATCCAGGAGGCGATGTCCCGGCAGATGTCGGTGTCTGCACCGATGTTGTTATCCGGTCCTACAGGAAACTGGGCATCGATTTACAGGAGCTGGTTCACCTTGACATGAAAAGTCATTTCTCCGAATATCCTTCCGAACGCATCTGGGGATTGAGCAGACCGGACCCGAATATCGATCATCGACGCGTACCCAATTTGCAGGTTTTCTTTTCACGGCATGGTCAAAAACTAAGCGTAACGGATACCCCTCAAGATTATATTCCCGGAGACCTTGTCACCTGGATGCTTCCCGGAAACCTGACGCATATCGGTATTATAACCGATAAATACAACCCCAGAACAAATACCCCCAAAATTGTACACAATATCGGTCGCGGCCCGAAACTGGAAGATATGCTCTTCAGGTATCCAATCACCGGTCATTACAGGTATCTGCCATAG